In a single window of the Campylobacter fetus subsp. testudinum 03-427 genome:
- the lysA gene encoding diaminopimelate decarboxylase (Pfam matches to PF02784.12 Orn_Arg_deC_N, and to PF00278.18 Orn_DAP_Arg_deC), which translates to MDYGLLAKKYGTPLYVYDFDYIQNQYNKLKKEFNARKSLICYALKANSNLSLLKHMASLGAGFDCVSIGEVKKAILAGAQNYKIIYSGVGKSDEEIEEALNLDILMLNLESEEEMKRVESIAKKLNKKARISVRVNPNVDPKTHPYISTGLSKNKFGVGLEKARKMYLYAHKSEFLDPVGIHFHIGSQLTDLKPTIEAANIVSDLLRELKALDIDIKFFDVGGGIGIRYEDETDPDLYSYAQGILAALKGEDVTVICEPGRFLVGNAGVFITKVLYEKINDTHSDDKKRFVIVDGAMNDLLRPSLYEAHHEIIALNSGEKELCDVVGPICESGDFLGKNVNLPKQSSGDILVVKSAGAYGFCMSSNYNSRLRTAEVAIYGSKDRLIRQRESFEDLVKNEKEFI; encoded by the coding sequence ATGGATTACGGCTTGCTAGCTAAAAAATACGGAACGCCTCTTTACGTCTATGATTTTGATTATATACAAAATCAATATAATAAATTAAAAAAAGAATTTAATGCAAGAAAATCACTTATCTGCTACGCTCTAAAAGCAAACTCAAATTTAAGCTTACTAAAACATATGGCGAGTCTTGGCGCAGGATTTGACTGCGTAAGTATAGGAGAAGTAAAAAAAGCGATTTTAGCAGGCGCACAAAATTATAAAATCATATATAGCGGCGTAGGAAAAAGCGATGAAGAGATAGAAGAAGCTCTAAATTTAGATATTTTAATGCTAAATTTAGAAAGCGAAGAAGAGATGAAAAGGGTTGAGAGTATCGCAAAAAAACTTAATAAAAAAGCAAGAATTTCAGTACGCGTAAATCCTAATGTAGATCCAAAAACTCACCCGTACATATCAACAGGACTCAGTAAAAATAAATTTGGAGTTGGGCTGGAAAAAGCCCGTAAAATGTATCTTTACGCCCATAAAAGCGAATTTCTAGATCCAGTTGGCATACACTTCCATATAGGAAGTCAGCTAACAGATCTTAAACCTACCATAGAAGCTGCAAATATAGTAAGCGACCTTTTAAGAGAACTTAAAGCTCTTGATATCGATATCAAATTTTTTGATGTTGGTGGAGGGATCGGAATCAGATACGAAGATGAAACCGATCCTGATCTCTACAGCTATGCTCAAGGAATTTTAGCAGCGCTCAAAGGCGAAGATGTAACCGTAATATGCGAACCAGGAAGATTTTTAGTCGGAAACGCCGGAGTCTTTATAACAAAAGTTCTATATGAAAAGATAAACGATACTCATAGCGATGATAAAAAAAGATTTGTCATAGTAGATGGCGCTATGAATGATTTATTACGCCCTAGTTTGTATGAGGCTCATCATGAAATTATCGCTTTAAATAGCGGAGAAAAAGAGCTTTGCGACGTAGTAGGTCCGATATGCGAGAGCGGCGACTTTTTGGGTAAAAACGTAAATTTACCAAAACAGTCAAGCGGAGATATTTTAGTAGTAAAATCAGCCGGCGCATATGGATTTTGTATGTCTAGCAACTATAATTCGAGATTAAGAACTGCTGAAGTTGCCATTTATGGAAGTAAAGATAGGCTTATTCGCCAAAGAGAGAGCTTTGAAGATTTAGTTAAAAACGAGAAAGAGTTTATATAA
- a CDS encoding putative lipooligosaccharide transport system, permease component (LptG family) (Pfam match to PF03739.10 YjgP_YjgQ): MKLFSKYTGLVYLKYFIIIFMALELFYIGIDTLTNLKDFPKSANLQLIYLSLTALTAVNYVLPISLVFALIVSKINMIRSNELVSFYSLGISKNTLILSPFIISLVITCLYIYLSSTSFAYARDYQKSLINFQGFNKSSNSIFLKYENKFIYIDELYPAIGEANKIKIFETKDGDIVGQITAKKAKFEDNSWKLFDVDIISLPPRLELNATGYIESTQKELLILNGFKPRTIENIYQTNSNYSITDAIDSLRTLKNEGINLNKIKSTLYSLIFFPLFAPLMVLILYYYLPITGRFFNLALASFIYVIVTLCIWGVLFVLIRFSLNGVIIPEIGVILPIVILASFAGFKFYQHR, encoded by the coding sequence ATGAAACTATTTTCAAAATATACCGGTTTAGTTTATTTAAAATATTTTATTATTATTTTTATGGCTTTGGAGCTATTTTATATAGGTATTGATACATTAACGAATTTAAAAGATTTTCCAAAAAGCGCAAATTTGCAGCTTATTTATCTAAGTCTTACTGCGCTAACTGCGGTAAATTACGTACTTCCTATAAGTTTAGTTTTTGCTCTCATAGTCTCAAAGATAAATATGATAAGAAGCAACGAACTAGTTAGCTTTTACTCTCTTGGGATAAGCAAAAATACCCTTATACTTAGTCCATTTATAATATCTCTTGTAATAACCTGTTTATATATATATTTATCTAGTACTTCATTTGCATATGCTAGAGACTACCAAAAAAGCTTGATAAATTTTCAAGGATTTAATAAATCTTCAAACAGTATATTTTTAAAATACGAAAACAAATTTATCTACATAGACGAGTTATACCCAGCAATCGGAGAAGCAAATAAAATAAAGATATTTGAAACCAAAGATGGCGATATCGTAGGTCAAATTACTGCAAAAAAAGCTAAATTTGAAGATAATAGCTGGAAGCTTTTTGATGTTGATATAATCAGCCTGCCACCGCGTCTTGAGCTAAACGCCACTGGATATATAGAAAGTACTCAAAAAGAGCTTCTTATATTAAATGGGTTTAAGCCAAGAACCATAGAAAATATATACCAAACAAATAGCAATTACTCTATCACAGATGCGATCGACTCTTTAAGAACCTTAAAAAATGAGGGAATTAATTTAAATAAGATAAAATCTACGCTATATTCGCTTATATTTTTTCCTCTATTTGCACCGCTTATGGTTCTCATCTTATACTACTATCTACCGATAACAGGAAGATTTTTCAACCTTGCTTTAGCGAGTTTTATCTATGTTATCGTCACGCTGTGCATATGGGGAGTGCTTTTTGTGCTTATTAGATTTAGTTTAAACGGAGTTATAATCCCAGAAATCGGAGTAATTTTACCGATTGTCATTTTAGCTTCATTTGCTGGATTTAAATTTTACCAGCATCGTTAG
- a CDS encoding putative membrane protein, YdjX family (SNARE domain) (Pfam match to PF09335.7 SNARE_assoc), which yields MKRSIFKFTIFVFLIVACFLIFDNLSFEILKNYIESHSKFSAVIYILSWIILPIFMFPAAILALLGGAFFGVAEGLVLTMIGVGINSVIMYFMGKFLGKDFLANFFDISKFKTSYIKDEFFTIFLLRLIPIIPYNAINYFAGAFAFRFWRFFWGSFFGKVLSSIVFLNLGVNASNVGTTQFWWAVFWVFVLVLVSIVLKLFYARIFKFVTKF from the coding sequence ATGAAAAGAAGCATTTTTAAATTTACCATTTTTGTTTTTTTGATAGTCGCTTGTTTTTTGATATTTGATAACTTGAGTTTTGAAATATTAAAAAACTATATAGAAAGTCATTCTAAATTTAGCGCAGTTATTTATATACTATCTTGGATTATTTTACCTATTTTTATGTTTCCGGCTGCTATATTGGCTCTTTTGGGTGGAGCGTTTTTTGGAGTTGCTGAAGGTCTGGTTTTGACTATGATAGGAGTTGGTATAAACTCTGTTATAATGTACTTTATGGGTAAATTTTTAGGCAAGGATTTTTTAGCTAATTTTTTTGATATTTCTAAATTTAAAACATCTTATATAAAAGATGAGTTTTTTACTATATTTTTGCTTAGACTTATACCTATTATACCTTATAATGCTATAAATTATTTTGCTGGAGCTTTTGCTTTTAGATTTTGGAGATTTTTTTGGGGAAGCTTTTTTGGTAAAGTTTTGAGTAGTATTGTATTTTTAAATTTAGGAGTAAATGCTTCTAATGTAGGAACCACACAGTTTTGGTGGGCAGTTTTTTGGGTGTTTGTTTTGGTTTTGGTTTCTATAGTTTTAAAGTTATTTTACGCTCGTATCTTTAAATTTGTAACTAAATTTTAG
- a CDS encoding putative dITP/XTP pyrophosphatase (Pfam match to PF01725.12 Ham1p_like), with product MKIVLATNNKDKVKEIKAFYNGYEIYALSEICEPFEIDETGASFKENALIKARAVYAKLCELKLENEFIALSDDSGISVEALGFAPGIYSARYSGQDATDASNREKLACELHKIGLKKSRAFYTACIAVASKFGDFNTHGFMYGTLIDEERGDNGFGYDFMFMPDGFEQTIGQLDVKTKLAISHRSKGLELAKYILKSLEKYYK from the coding sequence GTGAAAATAGTTTTAGCAACAAATAACAAAGATAAAGTAAAAGAGATAAAAGCCTTTTATAACGGTTATGAAATTTATGCTCTAAGCGAGATCTGCGAGCCTTTTGAAATCGATGAAACAGGAGCTAGCTTCAAAGAAAATGCACTTATAAAAGCAAGAGCTGTATATGCTAAACTTTGTGAGTTAAAGCTTGAAAATGAGTTTATCGCCCTTAGCGACGATAGCGGGATAAGCGTAGAAGCGCTTGGATTTGCACCTGGAATTTACTCAGCAAGATACAGCGGACAAGACGCGACTGATGCGAGTAATAGAGAAAAACTTGCTTGCGAACTTCATAAAATCGGACTTAAAAAAAGCAGAGCATTTTATACTGCTTGCATAGCTGTAGCTTCTAAATTCGGGGATTTTAACACACATGGATTTATGTATGGCACTCTTATAGATGAAGAGCGCGGCGATAATGGTTTTGGGTATGATTTTATGTTTATGCCTGATGGTTTTGAGCAGACTATAGGACAATTAGACGTTAAAACAAAACTAGCTATATCTCACAGATCAAAGGGTTTGGAGTTGGCAAAATACATACTAAAAAGTCTTGAAAAATACTACAAATAA
- a CDS encoding TonB-dependent receptor (Pfam matches to PF00593.20 TonB_dep_Rec, and to PF07715.11 Plug): protein MKKTLILSCALSSVLFGADGVYDLGRIEVTTPNQKQTIAEGSDAVVTQKEISESLSTNVDQAIRNTPGIYTTPYALGSRGEADIGIRGFGRTQIGLFIDGIPVNSIYDRQTDWSQFNTYDVSQIDIAKGFVSPIYGINSMGGAVNIISTKPTKELEAGLKYGLLSGKENQFGANVGTNQGNWYSSFSYSLVDRDSFPLSNDYKSTEYQSGDKARNSYYKNQTFKAKVGFEPSEGSEYSLNAVIQRGEKGGTVNANGGGRFWDWPNYDKNTVYFLGQTQINDKWSLNSKLYWDNFYNILHMKGGVGKNGTITPQGFRGVSVYDDDSFGLIETAKYQIDDTKELQFGVNLRYNHTNNDNYNFVDPNKGNFSKGNFTDADEYEDLQTSLFVQFGHQLNDTWRYVVSAGYDRVDTITAIRKRSATSDGKLDYEVDLWDWNAQTIFFADWDSANTTHFNIGKKNNLPTLKTRYGTPWGARIPNPNLDTESIYNMEIGHKFDNGSTMLGATAFYNILENSIITVNGLKGCDNPDSKNGCSMLDNANGGYSYGFELSAEQKLFNDRVNIGANYTYTQKETSADANNGVKLTKIQDYPNHIANAFIAYSPINKVDLILSGTYRSAQWTYDEITGYENENDDVFLMDLKANFRPYKSVELSVGATNLLDENYQYNGGYYMAGRRFFVTAEYKY, encoded by the coding sequence ATGAAAAAAACATTGATTTTAAGTTGTGCCCTGAGTTCGGTGCTATTTGGAGCTGATGGTGTTTATGATCTTGGTCGTATCGAAGTAACTACGCCAAATCAAAAACAAACCATAGCAGAAGGAAGTGACGCGGTAGTTACTCAAAAAGAGATCTCAGAGTCTCTTTCAACTAATGTAGATCAAGCCATTAGAAATACTCCTGGTATATATACGACTCCTTACGCGCTAGGATCTCGTGGTGAAGCAGATATAGGGATTCGTGGATTTGGTCGTACGCAAATAGGATTGTTCATAGATGGAATCCCAGTAAATTCGATCTATGATAGGCAAACTGACTGGTCGCAATTTAATACATATGATGTATCTCAAATCGATATAGCAAAAGGCTTTGTAAGTCCGATTTATGGTATAAACTCAATGGGAGGCGCTGTAAATATCATCAGCACTAAACCTACAAAAGAGCTTGAAGCAGGGCTAAAATATGGATTATTATCTGGTAAAGAAAATCAATTTGGTGCAAATGTAGGCACAAATCAAGGAAATTGGTATTCTAGTTTTAGCTACTCTTTAGTTGATCGTGATAGTTTTCCTCTTTCAAATGATTATAAATCTACAGAGTATCAGTCTGGAGATAAAGCAAGAAATAGCTACTACAAAAATCAGACATTCAAAGCAAAAGTCGGTTTTGAACCAAGCGAAGGAAGCGAATACTCACTTAACGCTGTTATCCAAAGAGGCGAAAAGGGCGGTACTGTAAATGCAAACGGCGGCGGTCGTTTTTGGGACTGGCCAAATTATGATAAAAACACTGTTTATTTCTTAGGTCAAACTCAGATAAATGATAAGTGGAGCTTAAACTCAAAGCTGTATTGGGATAATTTTTATAATATTTTACATATGAAAGGCGGCGTTGGAAAAAATGGAACTATCACACCACAAGGATTTAGGGGCGTAAGCGTTTATGATGATGATAGTTTTGGTTTGATAGAAACCGCAAAATACCAGATAGACGATACAAAAGAGCTTCAATTTGGTGTAAATCTGCGTTATAACCATACGAATAATGATAACTATAACTTTGTAGATCCAAATAAAGGTAACTTTAGCAAAGGTAATTTTACAGACGCAGATGAGTATGAAGACCTCCAGACTTCGTTGTTTGTGCAGTTTGGTCATCAGCTAAATGATACTTGGCGTTACGTGGTATCAGCTGGATATGATAGAGTTGATACTATAACTGCCATAAGAAAACGTTCAGCTACAAGCGATGGAAAACTTGATTATGAAGTGGATTTGTGGGATTGGAATGCTCAAACTATATTTTTTGCGGATTGGGATAGTGCAAATACAACCCATTTTAATATAGGTAAGAAAAATAATCTTCCTACTTTAAAAACTCGTTATGGCACACCGTGGGGAGCAAGAATACCAAATCCAAATTTAGATACAGAATCAATCTATAATATGGAAATCGGTCATAAATTTGATAATGGCTCTACGATGCTTGGTGCAACTGCATTTTACAATATCTTAGAAAACTCTATCATAACAGTAAATGGGCTAAAAGGATGTGATAATCCTGATTCAAAAAACGGTTGTTCTATGCTAGATAATGCAAACGGCGGTTATAGTTACGGTTTTGAGCTATCAGCTGAGCAAAAATTGTTCAATGATAGAGTAAATATAGGAGCAAACTATACTTATACACAAAAAGAGACTTCAGCAGATGCAAATAACGGCGTTAAACTAACCAAAATTCAAGATTATCCAAATCATATAGCAAACGCATTTATCGCTTATAGCCCTATAAATAAAGTTGATTTGATACTCAGTGGAACATATAGAAGTGCGCAATGGACATATGATGAGATAACTGGATATGAAAATGAAAACGATGATGTATTTTTGATGGATCTAAAAGCGAATTTCAGACCTTATAAATCTGTTGAGCTAAGCGTTGGAGCTACAAATTTACTTGATGAAAACTATCAATACAACGGTGGCTATTATATGGCTGGTAGAAGATTTTTTGTAACTGCGGAGTATAAATACTAA
- a CDS encoding luciferase-like monooxygenase (Pfam match to PF00296.16 Bac_luciferase) — protein MKHGIFALFENLENDEKKSFKEAFKTIKFIEKLGFDEAWISEHHFNSFSLTSSPVALAAYALAKTKRLKIGVAGFILPAYDTLRLASDIANLEAISGGRLITGFAKGSFPIIDKVQGRDPNLNRKIMLEKLDELNLMFDELNITPKVHKPQFYMASVHDESLGFAARRGYPILVSIRSSIDDVLSIKERYKKIAGFYPKMGLIRAININQNRDKSNLEASKAISFFFKAMTGAQNEATFEMVKGSEYEKLRNEFFDPELLQKFAITGDVKECKKQVLELVNVTNIDHILLKPAALSYKRHKEILKDYARKIMPYV, from the coding sequence ATGAAACACGGGATCTTTGCGTTATTTGAAAATTTAGAAAATGACGAGAAAAAGAGTTTTAAAGAGGCGTTTAAAACTATAAAATTTATAGAAAAATTAGGCTTTGATGAAGCGTGGATAAGTGAGCATCATTTTAATAGTTTCTCTCTTACTTCTAGTCCAGTTGCTCTTGCGGCCTACGCTTTGGCAAAAACAAAACGCCTTAAAATCGGCGTTGCGGGATTTATACTTCCTGCTTATGACACTCTTCGCTTAGCTAGTGATATAGCAAATTTAGAAGCGATCAGCGGCGGTAGATTAATAACTGGTTTTGCAAAAGGCTCTTTTCCTATCATCGATAAAGTTCAAGGCAGAGATCCAAATTTAAACAGAAAGATTATGCTTGAAAAGCTTGATGAGCTAAATTTGATGTTTGATGAGCTTAATATCACTCCAAAAGTACATAAACCACAGTTTTATATGGCAAGTGTGCATGATGAGAGCTTGGGATTTGCCGCTAGACGCGGATATCCTATTTTAGTGAGCATTAGATCAAGTATAGATGATGTTTTGAGCATAAAAGAGCGTTATAAAAAAATAGCTGGATTTTATCCGAAAATGGGACTGATCAGAGCTATAAATATAAACCAAAACAGAGATAAATCAAACCTTGAAGCTAGTAAAGCTATAAGCTTTTTCTTTAAAGCGATGACCGGAGCGCAAAACGAAGCTACATTTGAAATGGTAAAAGGTAGTGAGTATGAAAAACTTAGAAATGAGTTTTTCGACCCAGAACTGCTACAAAAATTTGCCATAACAGGAGACGTAAAAGAGTGTAAAAAGCAGGTTTTAGAGCTAGTAAATGTTACTAATATAGATCATATCCTTTTAAAACCAGCAGCTTTAAGCTACAAACGTCATAAAGAAATTTTAAAAGATTACGCTAGAAAGATAATGCCTTATGTTTAA
- a CDS encoding ABC transporter, periplasmic substrate-binding protein (Pfam match to PF01497.14 Peripla_BP_2), whose product MFKFILLCFLAIVANASLILGKFECQNCENLNPQNIKKVYASNPTLLYSLYSFDKSLIAGLVFEFWDIEKRYLDKNVYSLPVVGGFYGQGRVPNIEMVLSLKPNLIITSINTKDDPKYGGIFRSLKVPVLYIDDEDSFGVQIYKAFGEIFGNQKKADELIAYAEQSQKMAESLAKLGLNKPSVYYAFGSDGLETECGSSSFIKLVDLAGGDTAKFKCKSKNKMSRVKADFEKILAANPEVILVYEKEFFDKIWSDKKWNLINAVKNKRVYLIPRSPFSWVGKPASFTKLLGLRWLIDVLHKDALNIDIRREASEFYKLFLYVDLSKDDLDFILNEKN is encoded by the coding sequence ATGTTTAAATTTATACTTTTGTGTTTTTTGGCTATAGTGGCTAATGCGAGTTTGATTTTAGGTAAATTTGAGTGTCAAAACTGCGAAAATCTAAATCCGCAAAATATCAAAAAAGTCTATGCGAGCAATCCTACTTTGCTATACTCACTCTATAGTTTTGATAAAAGCTTGATAGCAGGACTTGTTTTTGAATTTTGGGATATCGAAAAAAGATATCTTGATAAAAATGTATATAGTTTGCCAGTCGTAGGTGGATTTTACGGACAAGGTAGAGTGCCAAATATCGAAATGGTTCTAAGCCTAAAGCCAAATCTCATCATAACTAGTATAAATACAAAAGACGATCCAAAATACGGCGGAATTTTTAGATCTCTTAAAGTACCTGTGTTATATATAGACGACGAAGATAGCTTTGGAGTTCAGATATATAAGGCGTTTGGCGAGATTTTTGGTAACCAAAAAAAAGCAGATGAGCTGATAGCTTACGCCGAGCAAAGCCAAAAAATGGCTGAGAGTTTAGCGAAGTTAGGCTTAAATAAGCCAAGTGTGTATTACGCTTTTGGTAGTGACGGACTTGAAACTGAGTGCGGAAGCTCAAGTTTTATAAAACTAGTAGATCTAGCAGGTGGAGATACGGCTAAGTTTAAGTGCAAATCAAAAAACAAAATGAGCCGCGTAAAGGCGGATTTTGAAAAGATCTTGGCGGCAAACCCTGAAGTCATACTGGTCTATGAAAAGGAATTTTTTGATAAAATTTGGAGTGATAAAAAGTGGAATTTGATAAACGCAGTTAAAAATAAAAGAGTCTATCTCATACCTAGAAGTCCTTTTTCATGGGTTGGAAAACCTGCTAGTTTTACAAAACTTTTGGGGCTTAGATGGCTCATAGATGTTTTGCATAAAGACGCTTTGAATATAGATATCAGGCGTGAAGCAAGTGAGTTTTACAAGCTATTTTTGTATGTGGATCTAAGTAAAGACGACCTGGATTTTATATTAAATGAAAAAAATTAG
- a CDS encoding ABC transporter, permease protein (Pfam match to PF01032.14 FecCD), with the protein MKKISFIFLFALLVIFSVISLTNGKFDISMSEYLRVFTGIFSGEQIPASVIVLDIRLPRVIAAIIIGAALGVAGGAYQNMFINPLVSPSILGVLSGASFGAALAMVMSCSLFYQMFFTFVFGFAAVFLAVIIAVFGGSKNMIMLVLGGVISSSLFSSFLAVLKYAADPNETLPAITYFLMGSLSFATKDVVFVVFIPMIFGTLTLILLGKQIDALSMGEEEAKSLGVNVRTLKICVIFFATLISALSVMLAGIIGWIGLIVPHIARFVYGANSRTMLFSSAFIGALFLLVCDLLSKELFTYEVPIGIVSSLFGIPIFLAVLLRRKV; encoded by the coding sequence ATGAAAAAAATTAGTTTTATTTTTCTTTTTGCTCTGCTTGTTATATTTAGTGTTATCTCTTTGACAAATGGTAAATTTGATATAAGTATGAGTGAATATCTAAGAGTTTTTACGGGGATTTTTAGCGGTGAGCAAATTCCTGCTTCTGTTATCGTGCTTGATATCAGACTTCCTAGAGTGATCGCCGCTATCATCATAGGTGCAGCGCTTGGAGTAGCAGGTGGTGCTTATCAAAATATGTTTATAAATCCTTTGGTAAGTCCGTCTATCCTTGGAGTTTTGAGTGGTGCTAGTTTTGGAGCGGCACTTGCTATGGTGATGAGTTGTAGTCTGTTTTATCAGATGTTTTTTACTTTTGTATTTGGTTTCGCGGCTGTTTTTTTAGCGGTGATCATCGCGGTATTTGGCGGAAGTAAAAATATGATAATGCTAGTTCTTGGCGGTGTTATATCAAGCTCTCTTTTTAGCTCATTTTTAGCAGTTTTAAAGTATGCAGCAGACCCAAACGAAACGCTTCCTGCTATAACTTATTTTCTTATGGGAAGTCTTAGTTTTGCTACAAAAGACGTTGTTTTTGTGGTTTTTATACCTATGATTTTTGGTACTTTGACACTTATACTTCTTGGCAAACAGATAGACGCTCTTAGTATGGGTGAAGAAGAGGCAAAAAGCCTTGGGGTAAATGTTAGAACGCTTAAAATTTGTGTTATATTTTTTGCTACTTTGATATCTGCTTTAAGTGTGATGTTAGCAGGAATCATAGGCTGGATAGGGCTTATCGTGCCTCATATTGCTAGATTTGTTTATGGAGCAAACTCACGCACTATGCTGTTTAGTTCGGCATTTATCGGAGCTTTGTTTTTGCTTGTTTGTGATCTTTTAAGCAAGGAGCTTTTTACTTACGAAGTTCCTATTGGCATAGTTTCAAGTCTGTTTGGAATTCCTATATTTTTAGCGGTTCTGCTTAGGAGAAAGGTTTGA
- a CDS encoding ABC transporter, ATP-binding protein (Pfam match to PF00005.23 ABC_tran) produces the protein MIKLVNLNVKYAKKEILNQICFEFEGGILNILGENGSGKSSLLKASLGLIKFSGDVLINGANLRSFSAKELAKLISYIPQSNFTPFNYSVLDMVLMGRLAYKNLFDNYSKNDRLIAMESLERLGIANLVNDEFLNLSGGQKQLVLIARSLAAKAKTIIMDEPVNGLDFGNQIRLLEMIKTVATNGCNFIITTHHPRHAKFVGGRAILIKNGEIFKDTASEFLDSSLISQLYGVDYKKYEELL, from the coding sequence TTGATAAAGCTAGTAAATTTAAACGTGAAATATGCTAAAAAAGAGATATTAAATCAAATTTGCTTTGAGTTTGAGGGCGGAATTTTAAATATACTTGGCGAAAACGGTTCTGGTAAGTCAAGCCTTTTAAAAGCTAGTTTGGGGCTTATCAAATTTAGTGGAGATGTTTTGATAAACGGAGCTAATTTGCGTTCTTTTAGTGCAAAAGAGTTAGCAAAACTCATAAGCTATATACCACAATCAAACTTCACTCCATTTAACTATAGCGTACTTGATATGGTTTTGATGGGAAGACTTGCATATAAAAATTTGTTTGATAATTACTCTAAAAATGACCGACTTATAGCTATGGAATCCTTAGAAAGACTTGGCATAGCAAATTTAGTAAATGACGAGTTTTTAAATCTTAGCGGAGGGCAAAAACAGCTTGTTTTGATAGCTAGATCTTTGGCTGCGAAAGCAAAAACCATCATAATGGACGAGCCAGTAAATGGACTTGACTTTGGCAATCAAATAAGGCTTTTAGAAATGATAAAAACGGTTGCTACTAATGGTTGCAATTTTATCATAACCACACATCATCCAAGACACGCTAAATTTGTAGGTGGAAGGGCGATTTTGATAAAAAATGGTGAGATATTTAAAGATACTGCTAGTGAATTTTTGGATAGTTCTTTGATATCTCAATTATACGGAGTTGATTATAAAAAATACGAGGAATTACTATGA
- a CDS encoding SAM-dependent methyltransferase (Pfam match to PF13847.2 Methyltransf_31): MMMSSNYDEIDFAKLYIEQKKISTFKPKSSADWDKKASSMNESVHKSYYADEFVSKIKFDKSTTVLDMGCGPGTIGLKLAKHVKNVLCCDYSDEMLKCVKQNARNLNLDNVSVKKISFEDNWEELPKCDIVTASRCLAVKDAKDALTKLISKANKAVYITYNTGKTFLDDEISEILSSKVYPKPDYIYILNILYQMGYRAKVDFIGHSDCKFKTETFDEFITAVQWSYGEKVNDADRQNLKIYYEKNRTTYKEMSWAFIEILV; this comes from the coding sequence ATGATGATGAGTTCAAATTACGATGAGATAGACTTTGCAAAGCTTTATATAGAGCAAAAAAAGATAAGCACTTTTAAGCCAAAAAGTAGTGCGGACTGGGATAAAAAAGCTTCAAGTATGAATGAAAGCGTGCATAAAAGCTATTACGCAGATGAGTTTGTGAGTAAGATAAAATTTGATAAATCCACTACCGTTTTGGATATGGGATGTGGTCCTGGAACTATAGGATTAAAGCTTGCAAAACACGTTAAAAATGTGCTTTGCTGCGATTATAGTGACGAGATGTTAAAATGTGTCAAGCAAAATGCAAGAAATTTAAATTTAGATAATGTCAGCGTTAAAAAGATATCGTTTGAAGATAACTGGGAAGAGCTTCCAAAATGCGATATAGTCACTGCTTCAAGGTGTCTTGCAGTGAAGGACGCAAAAGACGCTTTAACTAAGCTTATTAGCAAGGCAAACAAAGCAGTTTATATAACTTACAACACTGGAAAAACTTTTTTAGACGATGAAATAAGCGAAATTCTAAGCTCCAAAGTCTATCCAAAGCCTGATTATATCTATATCTTAAATATACTTTATCAGATGGGTTACCGCGCGAAAGTTGATTTTATAGGTCATAGTGATTGTAAATTTAAAACAGAAACTTTCGATGAGTTTATCACAGCGGTACAATGGAGTTATGGAGAAAAAGTAAATGACGCAGATAGGCAAAATTTAAAAATTTATTATGAAAAAAATCGCACTACATACAAAGAGATGAGCTGGGCTTTTATAGAAATTTTAGTTTGA